One Tolypothrix bouteillei VB521301 DNA window includes the following coding sequences:
- a CDS encoding filamentous hemagglutinin N-terminal domain-containing protein, protein MMGRWIIGWKLTGKGRGQEAGGRRNGSCPLPTAFLNLGIWLVLEGIIAVFANSTLAQELRPLADNTLGEENSVVTPVNAQVDRIDGGAIRGTNLFHSFSQFNIGEGREVYFANPSQVQNILSRVTGADASQLLGKLSVLGNANLFLINPNGIIFGKNASLDIRGSFLASTASQIKFADAFEFTTNALQTKPLLTVSVPTGLQFGGKVGSIQNQSTVTNSNGTAVGLQVQPERTLALVGGFIALDGGSVQAANGRIELAAVAERGTVGLSVSGSDLSLDIPPTVERADISLINAKIDVSDRSRGSIEMIAKNINISGESLISAGIGENLTATGLSSGNITLNATDLIGINYPSRVVNVVSENAIGNAGDININAGTIKINNRASDSTPESGSSIPAALNTGSLGTGRAGNVSLFATGSMELLGQDTNSLDEVISTYNYLGKQIGGGDIRLEANRVYLNNAYLNATGGYGGLISVVGKDSVSITENSFLNGGTGSGDAKDITVESNGIVTIDRSWLGNNVGGEQSGNAGNIKIAGQAVYIIKGSLLETRSEANGGNSGNIQIDATGRVEISGIDPTHGGSGDRTPNAPNSLLSVIADSDTRGNPGDITIKAGEIYITNRNINGGVFPALNAGSSADRPSGKVSLSATTGSIALIGQDKLFPDAIISTYGLQTSSGGGDISLTAKGSIFLQSAYVVSARANGGNISLIGNDAVSITENSFLNAGTTQGNSGSITIQSNGPVIIQRSLVGNNVGLSERSGNVGNTKISGKSVSIIDGSLIEASSERSGGNSGSIDIDAVETVEISGIDPLHDPNVDSSDFTKIFPYTVVTATSNYESIGQAGNINITARTLRVSNGASIRAQSQNARNSGNINIDAKIVELTSGGQLLTNAAGSGNAGNISIKNSDRILISGSNSNYDAVFEQIKQTYNNSYPQIVLGAGVSPTDGYKYILGYAGPNSGIFASTELTDGGNITLNVGKVLQLRHNGQISAKAGERGKGGNITINASNGFIVAVLKENSDIIAQAVEGSGGRITINAAGIYGLENRTQLSSDDTISEINASSEFGTDGSVELNTFEFEPNIDSVNLPTVPVDTQISQNCNHSNLTQSKFTITGRGGLPPNPNENLTSDAVLVNWITPASSETNNSNLHGMTVSKTTIQQSVTEATGWTVNQKGEIFLTARPASVTSHSPWSAPILCSSGISK, encoded by the coding sequence ATGATGGGGCGATGGATAATTGGTTGGAAACTTACTGGAAAAGGCAGAGGGCAGGAGGCAGGAGGCAGAAGGAATGGTTCCTGCCCTCTGCCTACTGCCTTCTTGAACTTGGGAATTTGGTTAGTCCTAGAAGGCATAATTGCTGTCTTTGCAAATTCCACTCTTGCTCAAGAACTCAGACCTTTAGCTGATAATACCTTGGGTGAAGAGAATTCTGTAGTCACACCTGTAAACGCACAAGTTGACCGAATTGACGGTGGAGCAATTCGCGGAACTAATTTGTTTCACAGTTTTTCGCAATTCAACATCGGTGAAGGACGAGAGGTCTATTTTGCTAACCCATCTCAAGTTCAAAACATTTTGAGTCGCGTCACGGGGGCGGATGCATCTCAACTTTTGGGAAAACTGAGTGTTTTAGGTAATGCTAATCTGTTTCTTATCAATCCCAATGGCATTATATTTGGTAAAAATGCCAGTTTGGACATCCGTGGTTCATTTCTAGCAAGTACGGCAAGTCAAATCAAATTTGCTGATGCTTTTGAGTTTACTACAAACGCACTTCAAACAAAACCACTCTTGACTGTTAGCGTTCCTACTGGTCTGCAATTCGGGGGGAAGGTTGGGAGTATCCAAAATCAATCTACAGTAACCAATAGCAATGGGACTGCTGTTGGTCTTCAAGTTCAACCAGAAAGAACATTGGCACTTGTTGGTGGATTCATAGCGTTGGATGGCGGTTCGGTACAAGCAGCAAATGGTCGGATTGAGTTGGCGGCGGTTGCGGAACGGGGAACGGTGGGACTATCAGTGAGTGGTAGCGATCTTTCCTTGGATATTCCACCAACTGTGGAGAGAGCAGATATATCTCTTATCAATGCAAAGATAGATGTGAGCGATCGCAGTCGGGGTAGTATAGAGATGATTGCGAAAAACATAAATATTTCGGGTGAAAGCCTCATTTCTGCTGGTATTGGGGAAAATTTGACAGCAACGGGCTTGTCTTCGGGAAATATTACCCTGAATGCAACAGATTTAATTGGCATCAACTACCCAAGCCGGGTCGTAAATGTTGTTTCTGAAAATGCGATTGGTAATGCAGGCGATATTAATATCAATGCGGGTACAATAAAAATCAACAATCGAGCGAGTGATTCAACACCGGAGTCTGGCTCATCCATTCCTGCGGCGTTGAACACGGGTTCGTTAGGAACTGGGCGTGCTGGAAACGTATCACTGTTCGCTACGGGCTCAATGGAGTTACTCGGACAAGATACTAACTCCTTGGATGAAGTCATTTCCACTTATAACTATCTTGGCAAGCAGATAGGAGGTGGAGATATTAGGCTTGAAGCAAATCGTGTCTATTTAAATAACGCCTATCTAAATGCTACTGGTGGCTACGGAGGACTTATCTCAGTTGTGGGCAAAGATTCGGTGTCAATAACTGAAAACAGTTTCCTCAATGGTGGTACTGGTTCGGGGGATGCTAAAGACATTACAGTCGAGTCGAACGGGATCGTCACTATCGATCGCAGCTGGCTTGGTAATAACGTTGGCGGCGAACAATCCGGTAATGCAGGTAATATCAAGATTGCTGGCCAAGCGGTTTATATAATCAAGGGGTCTTTGTTAGAGACGAGATCCGAAGCGAATGGTGGTAACTCTGGTAACATTCAGATCGATGCCACGGGAAGAGTAGAAATATCAGGTATCGATCCAACGCATGGTGGTTCAGGCGATCGCACGCCAAACGCTCCCAACAGCTTGCTGAGTGTGATTGCTGACTCAGATACCAGAGGAAATCCAGGTGATATTACTATTAAAGCAGGAGAAATTTACATAACCAATCGTAATATAAATGGTGGTGTTTTTCCAGCCTTAAATGCTGGTAGCAGTGCAGACAGACCGTCTGGAAAAGTTTCGCTTTCTGCCACAACTGGCTCTATAGCTTTAATAGGGCAGGATAAACTCTTTCCCGATGCTATCATCTCTACCTACGGTCTTCAAACATCATCTGGTGGTGGAGACATTTCTCTAACAGCCAAGGGCTCTATTTTTTTGCAGTCTGCGTATGTTGTCAGTGCAAGAGCAAATGGCGGAAATATATCGCTTATTGGAAATGATGCGGTCTCTATAACTGAAAATAGCTTTCTGAATGCTGGAACCACTCAAGGCAATTCTGGTTCCATCACAATCCAATCTAATGGTCCTGTGATTATCCAACGGAGTCTCGTTGGTAACAATGTTGGTTTGAGCGAGCGATCGGGTAATGTAGGTAACACCAAAATCAGTGGGAAATCTGTTTCCATAATTGATGGGTCACTCATAGAAGCTAGCTCGGAAAGGAGTGGTGGCAACTCTGGTAGTATTGATATCGATGCTGTAGAAACAGTCGAAATATCGGGCATCGATCCATTGCATGACCCTAACGTTGACAGTAGCGATTTTACCAAAATTTTTCCGTATACTGTTGTAACAGCAACTAGTAATTACGAATCAATCGGTCAGGCAGGTAATATTAATATTACAGCTCGTACATTACGGGTATCAAATGGGGCAAGTATAAGAGCACAAAGTCAAAACGCCCGTAACAGTGGGAATATTAATATTGATGCCAAGATTGTTGAACTCACAAGTGGCGGACAACTGCTAACTAATGCTGCAGGTAGTGGCAATGCTGGTAACATTAGCATAAAAAACAGCGATCGCATCCTGATTTCAGGGAGTAACTCTAACTACGATGCAGTCTTTGAGCAAATAAAACAAACTTATAACAACAGTTATCCTCAGATTGTACTGGGTGCTGGTGTTTCACCCACAGATGGTTACAAGTATATACTTGGTTACGCTGGTCCTAACAGTGGGATATTTGCCAGTACAGAATTAACTGATGGTGGCAACATTACATTAAATGTAGGGAAAGTTTTGCAACTACGCCATAACGGGCAAATCTCTGCCAAAGCCGGAGAAAGAGGCAAAGGAGGTAACATTACTATTAATGCATCTAATGGTTTTATTGTAGCTGTCTTAAAAGAAAATAGCGATATCATCGCCCAAGCCGTCGAAGGTAGTGGGGGTCGTATTACAATTAACGCTGCGGGTATTTATGGATTGGAAAATCGTACCCAGTTGTCATCGGATGATACCATCAGTGAAATTAACGCCAGCTCGGAGTTTGGCACAGACGGCTCCGTAGAACTGAACACTTTTGAATTTGAGCCAAATATTGATTCAGTTAACCTACCAACAGTACCTGTTGATACTCAAATATCCCAAAACTGCAATCATTCAAATCTGACTCAAAGTAAATTCACTATAACTGGACGTGGTGGCTTACCTCCCAATCCCAATGAAAATCTCACTTCTGATGCAGTATTGGTGAATTGGATAACGCCTGCATCTAGTGAAACAAACAACTCCAACTTACACGGTATGACTGTATCAAAAACTACTATACAACAGAGCGTTACAGAAGCAACTGGGTGGACAGTCAATCAAAAGGGAGAGATTTTTCTAACAGCTCGCCCAGCCTCAGTCACGTCTCACAGTCCTTGGTCAGCACCAATCCTTTGCAGTTCTGGAATTTCCAAATAA
- a CDS encoding DUF2795 domain-containing protein, giving the protein MMFRVNRVQLQKNLNEVQYPVSKKDLIFYAEEKGVDERVLRALRHLPNQQYETATDVSQAMGMMA; this is encoded by the coding sequence ATGATGTTTAGAGTAAACCGCGTACAGCTACAGAAAAACTTGAATGAAGTTCAATATCCGGTCAGTAAGAAAGACTTAATTTTTTATGCTGAGGAGAAAGGTGTTGATGAAAGAGTCCTTCGGGCTTTAAGGCATTTACCAAATCAGCAATACGAAACAGCTACGGATGTGAGCCAAGCAATGGGCATGATGGCATAG
- a CDS encoding response regulator, with product MSDTKLPIVLVVEDSPDDLLFIQRAAVRTNLQMILKNVTNGNEAVSYLLGEGSYANREIYPFPNIILTDTRMPRMGGLELVTWIREQNDFKDLPIVVMSSSTDTDNADRFTAVGINLYFVKPMSVRGFEEILREVVSLLSQNPH from the coding sequence ATGAGTGATACCAAGTTACCTATTGTTCTGGTGGTTGAGGATAGCCCTGATGATTTACTTTTTATTCAACGTGCTGCTGTAAGAACCAACTTACAGATGATCCTAAAAAACGTGACAAACGGGAACGAGGCTGTGAGCTATTTGCTCGGTGAAGGTTCTTATGCAAATAGAGAGATTTACCCATTTCCAAACATTATTTTAACAGATACAAGAATGCCTCGTATGGGAGGGTTAGAGCTAGTAACGTGGATTAGGGAACAAAATGATTTTAAGGATTTACCGATTGTTGTTATGAGCAGTTCTACGGATACAGATAATGCGGATCGCTTTACAGCCGTTGGCATTAACTTATATTTTGTCAAGCCTATGTCTGTACGGGGTTTTGAAGAAATTTTAAGGGAAGTTGTGTCGTTACTATCTCAGAATCCGCACTAA
- the psbA gene encoding photosystem II q(b) protein, which yields MTATLQQRQSANVWEQFCNWITSTENRLYVGWFGVLMIPTLLSAAICFIIAFIAAPPVDIDGIREPVAGSLLYGNNIISGAVVPSSNAIGLHFYPIWEAASLDEWLYNGGPYQLVIFHFLIGVFCYLGREWELSYRLGMRPWICVAFSAPVAAATAVFLIYPIGQGSFSDGMPLGISGTFNFMLVFQAEHNILMHPFHQLGVAGVFGGSLFSAMHGSLVTSSLVRETTETESQNYGYKFGQEEETYNIVAAHGYFGRLIFQYASFNNSRSLHFFLAAWPVVGIWFTALGISTMAFNLNGFNFNQSVIDSQGRAIGTWADILNRANLGMEVMHERNAHNFPLDLAATEVAPVAISAPAING from the coding sequence ATGACAGCAACCTTACAACAGCGCCAAAGCGCCAACGTATGGGAGCAGTTCTGTAACTGGATCACCTCCACCGAAAACCGCCTTTATGTCGGCTGGTTCGGCGTGTTGATGATCCCTACACTGCTCTCCGCAGCTATCTGCTTCATTATCGCATTCATCGCTGCTCCTCCTGTAGACATCGATGGTATCCGCGAACCCGTTGCAGGTTCCTTGCTCTACGGCAACAACATCATCTCCGGTGCAGTTGTTCCTTCTTCTAACGCCATCGGTCTTCACTTCTACCCCATCTGGGAAGCGGCTTCCTTAGATGAGTGGTTGTACAACGGTGGTCCATACCAGTTGGTAATTTTCCACTTCCTGATTGGCGTATTCTGCTACTTGGGTCGTGAGTGGGAATTGTCCTACCGCTTGGGTATGCGTCCTTGGATCTGTGTAGCATTCAGCGCACCTGTAGCAGCAGCTACCGCAGTGTTCTTGATCTACCCCATCGGACAAGGTTCTTTCTCCGACGGTATGCCTTTGGGAATCTCTGGAACCTTCAACTTCATGTTGGTGTTCCAAGCAGAGCACAACATCCTCATGCACCCCTTCCACCAGTTAGGTGTAGCAGGTGTATTCGGTGGTTCTCTGTTCAGCGCAATGCACGGTTCTCTAGTCACCTCTTCCTTGGTACGTGAAACAACCGAAACCGAGTCACAGAACTACGGTTACAAGTTCGGACAAGAAGAAGAGACCTACAACATCGTCGCAGCACACGGCTACTTCGGTCGCTTGATCTTCCAATACGCATCATTCAACAACAGCCGCAGTTTGCACTTCTTCTTGGCAGCATGGCCAGTAGTAGGCATCTGGTTCACCGCACTGGGCATCAGCACCATGGCGTTCAACCTCAACGGCTTCAACTTCAACCAATCCGTGATTGACTCCCAAGGTCGCGCTATCGGAACCTGGGCAGACATCCTCAACCGCGCTAACCTCGGTATGGAAGTCATGCACGAGCGCAACGCTCACAACTTCCCTCTCGACTTGGCTGCAACTGAAGTTGCTCCTGTCGCAATCAGCGCTCCTGCTATCAACGGTTAA
- a CDS encoding GUN4 domain-containing protein gives MSINWLVFSIIVIFVTVFLLIRLRFQRKQRGSSAIATYKSDRILTVLNQETHQLQQARKSENSSGDLQKLDVSQNRTSVTNSRSQMFSKEDLGQEETKLTLTITLQELLVAQRWEEADRETLKIMLQLANREQEGWLDVTSIQNFPQQDLRAIDRLWVEASKDRFGFSIQQQIWQNVGGKIKPDDKIYEAFGNLVGWRVHQKWLQVHELTFHLSSPVGHLPATAVRLGGLGWGVAGFWWDRRDAYVFLLSQKDW, from the coding sequence ATGTCAATCAATTGGCTTGTTTTCAGTATTATTGTAATATTTGTCACAGTATTCCTTCTCATCCGACTGCGGTTTCAACGGAAACAGCGAGGCTCCTCTGCGATCGCCACCTATAAAAGCGATCGCATTTTAACTGTGTTAAACCAGGAAACACACCAGCTTCAACAAGCAAGAAAATCAGAAAACAGCAGTGGAGATCTCCAGAAATTAGATGTCAGCCAAAATAGGACAAGTGTTACAAATTCGCGCTCGCAGATGTTTTCTAAAGAGGATCTCGGACAAGAGGAAACAAAATTAACGTTAACTATAACACTCCAAGAACTTTTAGTGGCTCAAAGATGGGAAGAAGCTGACCGAGAAACACTAAAGATTATGCTCCAACTAGCAAATCGAGAACAAGAGGGTTGGCTGGATGTAACATCCATACAAAACTTTCCACAGCAAGATTTACGTGCTATAGACCGGCTTTGGGTAGAAGCTTCCAAGGATCGCTTTGGGTTTAGCATTCAACAACAGATTTGGCAAAATGTAGGTGGAAAGATAAAACCTGATGATAAGATTTATGAAGCATTTGGCAATCTTGTTGGATGGCGGGTGCATCAGAAGTGGTTGCAAGTGCATGAATTGACCTTTCATCTTTCATCCCCGGTTGGGCATTTACCCGCTACTGCTGTCAGGCTCGGTGGCTTGGGTTGGGGTGTTGCGGGTTTCTGGTGGGATAGAAGAGATGCATACGTATTTCTCCTTTCTCAGAAAGACTGGTAG
- a CDS encoding glycosyltransferase, with protein sequence MLLTKKHRIALISVDGDPAAEIGQEEAGGQNVYVRQIGYALAQKGWQVDMFTRLSSPEQAAIIQHGTNCRTIRLKAGPIEFIGRDSLLDYLPEFIAEFQSFQQNQGFQYSLVHTHYWLSSWVGMELKKRQPLIQVHTYHSLGAVKYSTVSDVPAIASIRLAVEKNCLECVDRVVATSPQEQEHMRKLVSSLGRIEVIPCGTDIEKFGSVERSQARQTLGIAPDAKVVLYVGRFDKRKGIETLVRAFAKSSLHSVANLQLIIGGGSRPGYSDGIERDRISGIVSELGLENYTAFPGRLDEAVLPLYYAAADVCVVPSHYEPFGLVAIEAMASRTPVVASDVGGLRFTVVPEVTGLLAPPKDEDAFALAIDRILINPEWRDRLGEAGRQRVEIAFSWQSVASRLTHLYTHLLPEVVTTQEQERKPQVVA encoded by the coding sequence ATGCTACTGACAAAAAAGCATCGTATCGCTTTGATTTCTGTGGATGGAGATCCTGCTGCAGAAATAGGACAAGAAGAGGCTGGTGGACAAAACGTGTATGTCCGTCAGATAGGTTACGCACTAGCTCAAAAAGGTTGGCAGGTGGATATGTTCACTCGCCTCAGCAGTCCCGAGCAAGCAGCTATTATCCAACATGGAACTAACTGTCGAACAATTCGGCTAAAAGCTGGTCCGATAGAGTTTATAGGTCGGGATAGCCTGCTAGATTATCTACCTGAATTTATCGCAGAGTTTCAATCATTCCAGCAAAATCAAGGTTTTCAGTATTCTCTGGTTCACACTCACTATTGGTTGTCTTCTTGGGTGGGTATGGAACTAAAAAAGCGGCAACCATTGATTCAAGTGCATACATACCATTCATTAGGAGCAGTGAAATACAGCACTGTTTCTGACGTACCAGCAATAGCTAGTATCAGACTAGCTGTAGAAAAAAATTGTCTGGAGTGTGTCGATCGAGTTGTTGCGACTAGCCCCCAAGAACAGGAACATATGCGAAAGCTAGTTTCTTCTCTTGGACGCATAGAAGTTATTCCTTGCGGTACCGATATTGAGAAATTTGGCTCGGTTGAACGCTCTCAAGCACGTCAAACATTGGGTATTGCTCCTGATGCAAAGGTTGTACTCTACGTTGGTCGCTTTGATAAACGCAAGGGTATTGAGACACTTGTGAGAGCTTTTGCAAAGTCAAGTTTGCACTCTGTCGCTAACCTACAATTAATTATTGGAGGTGGCAGTCGTCCCGGTTATAGTGATGGAATCGAGCGCGATCGCATCTCTGGTATTGTGTCTGAACTTGGACTGGAGAATTACACAGCCTTTCCAGGTCGTCTAGATGAGGCTGTTCTGCCTTTATACTATGCAGCGGCTGATGTGTGTGTTGTCCCCAGTCACTACGAACCTTTTGGTTTGGTTGCCATTGAAGCGATGGCGAGCCGAACTCCAGTTGTTGCCAGTGATGTTGGTGGTTTGCGATTTACAGTAGTACCTGAGGTAACAGGATTGCTTGCTCCTCCCAAGGATGAAGATGCTTTTGCCTTAGCTATTGACCGCATTCTAATCAATCCAGAATGGCGGGATCGCCTTGGTGAAGCAGGTAGACAGCGTGTAGAAATTGCTTTCAGCTGGCAAAGTGTTGCCTCCAGATTAACTCATCTTTACACTCATTTGTTACCAGAAGTTGTCACCACACAAGAACAAGAGAGAAAACCTCAGGTTGTGGCTTGA
- a CDS encoding glycoside hydrolase family 31 protein: MNRLKEIQLKLKFFWGSLFYFKYTPHALLYSRLRDNIERKFFKYSTEKGFNKPGKLTHTELTEKGANFYFELAELQISFLTEELIRVDWKPGIPPIPYGIARKDWQDVKTHVEEIENGVSISSAKLKVIVKEDGSLKFCDSSGQILREEFAPSCKNEGWLHQAQLRQEEQIYGLGERFSSLNLRAAKDEKQQPKTYRMWNYDAAGMYGPGSDPMYLCIPVYLSLHSSGSYLIFYENSFDAYFTFGETAVANFEGGSLRYYFTYGTPAQLLERYTELTGRAALPPLWALGYHQSKWGYRTEEKIREEARAFQERNLPLSAIHLDIDCQVGNRAFTIDPDRFPKLGSFTQELKELGVQFIAILNPGIKYSRHSNLFLEGQILDGFCKLPNGKLVVAPVWPGWCVFPDFTNPKVRAWWSRQYQYLLDVGVAGFWHDMNEPAAFIAWGDRSLPKVTQHYMEGRGGDHREAHNVYGLLQAKAAYESLCQYHPQQRPFIVSRAGWAGLQRYAWTWTGDVECTWIALRTTIATVVGLGLSGIPYSGPDIGGFQGNPSAELYLRWFQMATFFTFYRTHSSNNVEHRTPWTYGEPYLSIIRQYLELRYRLLPYFYTLSWEATQKGYPPVRPLFWSATDEPELWSVEDAFLLGEALLVCPIVQEGARSRQVILPKGFWYNFWDDTALEGSQQITIEAPLEQIPLFVLAGSILPMEEKKQLILHIYPPVEEDSRETVLYTDAGDGYGESRVDKFGMTRSENGLEITWTEEGKYPFPYKSMSLHVHGIKLQQVWVDGEEVTCTGQILEFPNLEGGDVSDRFHQVRIQG, translated from the coding sequence ATGAATAGGCTTAAAGAAATTCAACTAAAGCTAAAGTTCTTTTGGGGTTCTCTCTTTTACTTCAAGTACACGCCTCATGCACTTCTTTATTCTCGCTTGAGAGATAACATAGAACGCAAATTTTTCAAGTATTCTACAGAAAAAGGTTTTAATAAGCCTGGAAAACTGACTCATACCGAACTTACAGAAAAAGGTGCTAATTTCTATTTTGAACTTGCAGAATTACAAATTTCTTTTCTGACTGAAGAGTTAATTCGAGTCGATTGGAAACCTGGTATACCACCTATTCCTTATGGCATTGCCCGCAAAGATTGGCAGGATGTGAAAACTCACGTAGAAGAAATAGAAAACGGTGTCTCCATCTCTAGTGCCAAGCTAAAAGTTATTGTCAAAGAAGATGGTAGTTTAAAGTTTTGTGATTCCTCAGGACAAATATTACGTGAAGAATTTGCCCCTTCTTGTAAAAATGAAGGATGGTTGCATCAAGCACAATTGCGACAAGAAGAACAAATATACGGTCTTGGGGAACGATTTTCTTCTCTTAACTTACGTGCTGCCAAAGATGAGAAGCAACAACCAAAAACATACCGGATGTGGAACTATGATGCTGCAGGTATGTATGGTCCCGGTTCAGATCCAATGTATCTGTGTATTCCCGTGTATTTGAGTTTGCATTCCTCTGGCAGTTATCTCATCTTTTATGAAAATTCTTTTGACGCTTATTTTACCTTTGGGGAAACTGCTGTTGCTAATTTTGAAGGGGGATCGCTGCGTTACTACTTTACTTATGGTACACCCGCTCAACTTTTAGAACGCTACACAGAGTTAACAGGGCGTGCTGCTTTACCTCCCTTGTGGGCTTTGGGGTATCACCAATCTAAATGGGGATACCGTACAGAAGAAAAAATCCGAGAAGAAGCCCGAGCATTTCAAGAACGCAATTTGCCTTTAAGTGCGATTCATTTGGATATCGATTGTCAAGTTGGCAACAGAGCTTTTACGATCGATCCCGATCGCTTTCCTAAATTAGGAAGTTTTACACAAGAACTCAAAGAACTTGGGGTGCAATTTATTGCTATTCTCAATCCCGGTATTAAGTACAGCCGTCACAGTAATTTATTTTTAGAAGGTCAAATACTGGACGGCTTTTGCAAACTCCCTAACGGAAAACTTGTTGTTGCACCTGTTTGGCCTGGGTGGTGTGTATTTCCAGATTTTACTAACCCCAAAGTTCGTGCATGGTGGAGTCGGCAATATCAGTATCTGCTGGATGTGGGTGTCGCCGGTTTCTGGCACGATATGAATGAACCGGCTGCTTTTATTGCTTGGGGCGATCGCTCGCTTCCCAAAGTAACGCAACATTATATGGAAGGTAGGGGCGGGGATCATCGCGAAGCACACAATGTCTACGGGTTACTACAGGCAAAAGCAGCATATGAAAGTTTGTGCCAATACCATCCCCAGCAACGCCCTTTTATTGTTTCCCGTGCGGGCTGGGCTGGTCTTCAGCGCTACGCTTGGACTTGGACGGGTGATGTAGAGTGTACCTGGATTGCGTTGCGTACAACTATAGCAACAGTCGTAGGTTTGGGGCTTTCTGGCATTCCTTATAGCGGTCCCGATATCGGTGGTTTTCAGGGAAATCCTAGTGCTGAGCTTTACTTGCGGTGGTTCCAAATGGCAACCTTTTTTACGTTTTACCGCACCCACTCTTCTAATAATGTGGAACACCGCACGCCTTGGACTTATGGAGAACCTTATTTAAGTATCATTCGGCAATATTTAGAACTCCGTTACCGATTGCTTCCCTATTTCTATACCTTGTCTTGGGAAGCAACACAAAAAGGTTATCCTCCCGTGCGTCCTCTTTTCTGGTCTGCAACGGATGAACCCGAACTCTGGTCTGTGGAAGATGCTTTCTTGTTGGGTGAGGCGTTACTTGTTTGTCCGATCGTACAAGAAGGAGCGCGATCGCGACAAGTGATTTTACCTAAAGGTTTCTGGTATAATTTTTGGGATGATACAGCTTTAGAAGGTTCCCAACAAATCACAATCGAAGCACCGCTAGAACAAATTCCCCTGTTCGTTTTGGCTGGAAGTATTTTACCAATGGAGGAGAAAAAGCAATTAATTCTCCATATTTACCCTCCTGTAGAAGAAGACAGCCGTGAAACCGTTCTCTACACTGATGCAGGTGATGGCTATGGAGAATCAAGAGTAGATAAGTTTGGGATGACACGTTCCGAGAACGGTCTGGAAATCACTTGGACAGAAGAAGGGAAATATCCTTTCCCCTATAAATCGATGAGCCTACACGTACATGGAATCAAACTGCAACAAGTGTGGGTTGATGGAGAAGAGGTGACTTGCACCGGACAGATATTGGAGTTCCCAAACTTAGAGGGGGGTGATGTCAGCGATCGCTTCCATCAGGTTCGCATCCAAGGCTAG
- a CDS encoding nucleotidyltransferase domain-containing protein, which translates to MDDLLSRLIIDLQEKYKPHTIILYGSRARKDCTPSSDIDVVCFVDGATPIQDAREFEGLYLDAWVYGSDAMSASSDELLRIADGYCLYDSQGHGEAFLKQLQQRIEQGPKPLSSSERQHTKQWVDKMLERAKSSDVESLYRRYWLAIDLLQIYFELRGQWYFGPKKSLIWLREHDSTGHHLFSQVYERGIRFDDLGKLSEYVTNT; encoded by the coding sequence ATGGACGATCTTTTATCAAGACTTATTATAGATTTGCAGGAAAAATACAAGCCACATACCATCATTCTTTATGGTTCGCGTGCTAGAAAGGATTGTACTCCTTCAAGTGATATTGATGTTGTTTGCTTTGTAGATGGTGCTACACCAATTCAGGATGCGCGTGAGTTTGAAGGACTTTATCTTGATGCATGGGTATATGGTTCCGATGCAATGTCAGCCTCTAGTGATGAGTTATTACGGATTGCAGATGGCTATTGTCTCTACGATTCACAAGGGCATGGAGAAGCTTTTTTAAAACAGTTACAGCAGCGTATTGAGCAAGGTCCAAAGCCACTTTCTTCTTCTGAAAGACAGCACACAAAGCAGTGGGTGGACAAAATGCTGGAGCGAGCGAAGAGTTCAGACGTTGAGTCTTTATATCGGCGCTATTGGCTTGCTATTGATTTATTACAGATATACTTCGAGTTACGCGGACAATGGTATTTCGGACCAAAGAAAAGCTTAATATGGCTAAGAGAACATGATTCTACTGGTCATCATCTTTTTTCACAGGTTTACGAGCGCGGTATTAGATTTGACGATCTTGGTAAGTTGTCTGAATACGTTACAAATACTTAG
- a CDS encoding GIY-YIG nuclease family protein: MDLIAFNKIDPKQLPSLPIEWSKAFPECSAVYFVLSQHSEVLYIGSSINLSQRWLQHHKQQELEKLKNLRLAWIEINDEILLRKAETRLIEYFKNQKAHQIRAIFRRSSDLSLCR; the protein is encoded by the coding sequence ATGGATTTGATTGCGTTTAATAAAATCGATCCGAAGCAGCTACCGTCATTACCAATTGAGTGGAGTAAAGCATTTCCAGAATGCTCTGCTGTCTATTTCGTGCTATCTCAACACAGTGAAGTTCTTTATATTGGCAGTTCGATAAACTTGTCACAAAGGTGGTTGCAACATCACAAGCAACAAGAGTTAGAGAAACTTAAGAACCTTAGACTTGCTTGGATAGAGATAAATGATGAAATATTATTGAGAAAAGCGGAAACTAGATTGATTGAGTATTTTAAGAACCAGAAAGCGCACCAAATCAGAGCCATCTTCAGAAGAAGCAGCGATTTATCGCTCTGTCGCTAA